From the Sinorhizobium garamanticum genome, one window contains:
- a CDS encoding DUF3307 domain-containing protein yields the protein MEMAITTVAMLAWMQLKHFVVDYVLQPAWILRGKGNFRLIGGYVHAGGHALGTVPALMLAGVGLMRVAILVLAEFLVHYLIDYGKALLSRHSRADATTRAYWAMHGADQLMHQLTYAVLILAALA from the coding sequence ATGGAAATGGCGATAACGACGGTGGCGATGCTCGCTTGGATGCAGCTCAAGCACTTCGTCGTTGACTATGTGCTGCAGCCCGCCTGGATCCTCCGTGGCAAGGGGAATTTCCGCCTGATCGGCGGCTATGTCCACGCAGGCGGGCACGCGCTCGGAACCGTGCCGGCACTGATGCTCGCCGGAGTCGGGTTGATGCGCGTCGCCATTCTCGTGCTCGCCGAATTCCTCGTTCACTATCTCATCGACTATGGCAAGGCACTGCTGTCGCGGCATAGCCGCGCCGATGCGACAACCCGCGCCTATTGGGCGATGCACGGAGCCGATCAATTGATGCACCAGCTCACCTATGCGGTGCTGATCCTAGCCGCGCTGGCGTAA